Part of the Quercus robur chromosome 5, dhQueRobu3.1, whole genome shotgun sequence genome, CACTACCAACACCATAGACCTTGCCTTtgacaaacacaaacccactaTAGTCATTTTCACTTTCCCTGTTTTGAGCTGTGACAGATCCACGAATCTTTACCCTCTTGTCTCCAATCACAAAGATCTCACAGCTCTGCATCCAAAGTTGCACCAAATATTACCATATTAGATATAGATAATCTAGATGATAGAAAAAGGTACAAATCAATTCCAAGATTTAGATTAAATATTACAGATTAAAAATGTGTCTAGTGTCACGACATGTAGATGTCGTGTAATCATGTATATTGTTAGATAcaagatataaaattttaaaagtaaagtttatttttttataagtctaGCATCTAGGTACATAgccaaaattttagaatatatatataaagaaataaaagagaatgaGTTTAGTATAATTACATGGAAGACGGATCTGCCACGGCCAAAGATGAAGTCAACTGAACCTTGGATGTAACAATTGTCATAGTAATGCCTGCCTTTGTAATCAAAGAGAGTGTTATGTGTACTGTAGAATCCGCAATGGTAAAATGCAATTTGGTCTGCGGCAACAAATGCAGCCACCGATTGATTTTGTGAGGTAGAAGCGATTCCAGTGGGAGCATCATTCTGCATTGttgaagacaaaaaataaaaaataaaaataaaatcaatactGAACATTGAATGGCAAATCATTTctggaaaaaaaagagacaaatttAAGGTTGATGTTGaattagcatatatatatattgttttcacCAATTAATGCCTTATAAATGGATTATGAAAATATGacaaatttttctttctaaaatattaGTGTTTTATGCGAATCAAACGTTAGAAAACATCAACTTCCATATGTTGTTTTATAGCAATAGAAAGCAATTTGCCCCCCTTTTTGTGTCAAAACAAATTAACTGTTATTTCGAAAAACAAAAATGCAGATCAAATGGTTGAGCTCATTTGATTTTACATAGGGGTCTTGATAATTTCAAACCATATCATATTCATAATTCAGTTTTATCGTGTATCTTAAAAACGAAATTAGGATATGAGAATAAGAAATAATGGACCTTGAAGCTAACGCCGAAGGCAATGAAGTGAGGGGCTTCAGCCCTTAAAACTGCAGACTCCACATTATTTATAGAGCTTTCAGACCATACAATGGCTGTTCTTCCTTTTCCATTACCCCTCAAGAATATATAGGGCTTGTTTACTGGTATGtgtaccttttctctgccattcaaaataaacaaaactagAGGTTAATATATAAGATCCTTATAGGTCACGTACGTGCATGGTATGACAAATTTATTACACATCAACATAGGTGGATTAATTACCTGTAAACCCCTTTCCTAACATGGATGATAGTCCAGTGAGCATTGCCTTCAGGAACAGAATCAATGGCCGCCTGAACAGATCTGAAGTCCCCATCGCCATTGATATCAACCTTAATAGTGCGGTTGGTGCCAATTTTTTGTGTCAATAAAGGAGAGTCTATGACTTTTTGAGCATCCAAGCCATGGACAGGATTTGAAAAGTAGATAGAGATGACACAAGTGATTGCAAAGGCAATAGGGAGAGCTGAAGAAGGCCAAGAAGAGGGAGGCATGTTTTTCTTGGGTGGGCTATTTGCTTTGTTGAATTTAGAGTATTTGGAGAAGTAATGgtgtgaaatagaaatttgATAAGGCCAATGGGAGGTCCTTAAGTGAAGaaacttttgttcatttttgggGTGTGGTTGTTTGGAAGGTAGAATTGGGTGTTATTGAATTCAAGCGAAAGAGTTGGTTAGGAAGGTCCTCTCTATTTTGAAGGGCCTCCAATGGATTCTTGTGTGGTTCATATGCATGGTTTTGgtttaacaaattttataaaaaaagaaaatgataaaagccacaaactattttacaaacagatttttttggtaaatggtTAATGATAGGTAAAAATGTAATATTAGTAGTGAGTACAGCTGAAAACCGGTAAGAATTAGTCACAATAATAGTTTATAATAACTAATTAAAATAGTTTGTGCATATATATAGCATtgcttttataaaaatattataaattactattttttattatgaaaaatattgaacTTGTAGAATTAGGATAAACTTGGACATAAACTCTCAATTTTGAAACATATCCAggacaagaaaagaaagtggTAAGGATTTGAATGTTCGGTCAAACTCAAACTTAGGTAAAagggaaaatgctaaaatattataaatttactaCATAAATGTTATAAACTGATATGATAATAAATGTGAATGGTGAGTTTCAACCACTTCataattgaattttgaattgtttATTTCTAATTGgtgacacatcaatttgtaagactAATATAGTAAAACTTGTAGTACCTATAGTAGCAATATTTGGGAAGAagatattttgaattaaaaaaaaaaattaaggggtATGATTACCATTGGATGATACACGTGGAAAACCAGCACACTCCCAAAACCGAAATCAAACGGGTACTCTCTTTGTCTACTCTTTCTAAATCAAACCTTATAtattttagcttctttttttctattaaaaaaaaaaaattgttgcgcTGTTTCCCAAGAAATTGTTGCAAAAAAacgaagttaaaaaaaaaaagaaaaaaaaaagaaaaatcgaAATGTTGAGATTTTAGGacaaattttttctaaatattcTGGATAAGATTCGAATCTAGTGCAAAAGTTAATAGCATGTGATAATGAACCAATGAATGtgattgaaagttgaaaattcatttttaatctaaatctttaaatttttaacttttttttaattttttttaattttttaattttaattttttttttatgttttaaactTTTACATCTCACTTTGCCAATAAGTTCTAGTTATTTCAACTGATAAGGTCATTGATAGTTAAATAATAGATTTAAAGTTCAATCtctgcctataccaaaaaccgattaatatcttagtttaatgataaagagttatcatcagaagcggacgccataaattaaaactctcttgaaaaaaaaatctcacgtCACCAGGGTAATTATGTCATGCAATAATTGCATGAGATCCAAATCATTGTTCACAAACCTTGATAATTTGCAACTTCAAAATTGTCTTGTATAATGTTAAAGAGTGCGTTTCTGTTTTGACAGATGGTTGTTGCCACAAGAGGGGTATGTATACATGTAAGCTTTTCTTGCCCTTACTAATGAAATCTTCTTCTATCTATATGGTATAACTGTACAAGTATTAAACAAGGATAAGGTTATTGAAATAGATCCATAAACTCGATCCCAATTAATTAAACTCGAATTAaggtttagtttttttttttttttttttttttttttttttttttttttttttgagaatgaaacctgtataattttattaaggTAAATGAACTACATCTGaatgtaaaaacaaaacaacatgtGATGGGACATCTTCCATCCAAACTTGAAAATCTGGTATGCTTATAGCATGTTTCGCCAGATTATGAGCTACACTATCACCGTTTCTCTTAATGTGAGAATACGACAAACTAACAAAATTACTTGCAGCCAACTTGACATCCTCTACCAATAGACCTAGTGGAGATAAATTATGGTCGTCTGCCTTCAAAACTTTTATTAGACCAAGCGAGTCCCCTTCAAGTATGGCGTTTTGGAAACCCAGATCGAAAGCCAACTGTAACGCTTTAAGTGCTACCAACGCTTCTCTCTCCTCTGCCTTGTaagtttggtttaatttttctgCACAAGAGGCCATAACAGCTCCATTATGGTTCCGTATTACAGCTCCAACACCCAACGAGTTTGCATTACTGAACACGGAGCCATCAAAATTAATCTTGACAAAACTAGCTTGCGGAGGACTCCACCTTGTTCCTCTGATGCCGCTGCTCCCAAGTTGCAATTCTGCAGTCTGTGTGGTCATCTAGTATTGCGCCAACATGGCTCTAGCTTGTTTTGCCACTTGATGAAGCGGACTGGACTGAAGGTTCACGCGGACTTTATTCCCCTGACTCCAAATCCTCCAAGCCGTAAATGCAAACAGCTCCAGGGGCATTCCTTTCTCCACCATCCATGACAGCAACTCCTTCACACCTGAGAAACCAACTTCATGCCTGAAACTCCACGGTACCTGATCAGCCCACACCACATCCAACTCCAGACATGACCATAAAGTGTGCTCTGCATC contains:
- the LOC126729154 gene encoding probable pectinesterase 67, which codes for MPPSSWPSSALPIAFAITCVISIYFSNPVHGLDAQKVIDSPLLTQKIGTNRTIKVDINGDGDFRSVQAAIDSVPEGNAHWTIIHVRKGVYREKVHIPVNKPYIFLRGNGKGRTAIVWSESSINNVESAVLRAEAPHFIAFGVSFKNDAPTGIASTSQNQSVAAFVAADQIAFYHCGFYSTHNTLFDYKGRHYYDNCYIQGSVDFIFGRGRSVFHSCEIFVIGDKRVKIRGSVTAQNRESENDYSGFVFVKGKVYGVGSVYLGRAKGPHSRVLFAKTYLSKTIAPKGWTNWSYDGSTENLFHAEYKCHGPGSESKERAAWSRELTEEEVAPFLSIDYIDGSHWLPVWL
- the LOC126728604 gene encoding uncharacterized protein LOC126728604, with translation MTTQTAELQLGSSGIRGTRWSPPQASFVKINFDGSVFSNANSLGVGAVIRNHNGAVMASCAEKLNQTYKAEEREALVALKALQLAFDLGFQNAILEGDSLGLIKVLKADDHNLSPLGLLVEDVKLAASNFVSLSYSHIKRNGDSVAHNLAKHAISIPDFQVWMEDVPSHVVLFLHSDVVHLP